The genomic region CGCACCGACCTGCATTTGGTGGACGGTGAATTGCCGCAAGCCGTGCTGCCGCGGGTGCCGGGCCATGAAATCGTCGGTGAAGTGACGGCGGTGGGTGCCGATGTCGTGCCCGACTGGGTCGGCAAGCGTGTCGGGGTTCCCTGGCTCGGCTGGACCTGCGGTGAGTGCACGTTCTGTCGCACAGGCCGGGAAAACCTCTGCGACCGGGCACAGTTCACCGGTTGTCATCTGGATGGCGGTTATGCCGACTACACGGTTGCCGACGCGCGCTTCTGTTTCCCCATCCCCGACTCGCTCCCGACCACCGAAGCGGCACCGTTGCTGTGTGCCGGGTTGATCGGTTTTCGCGCTTTGCAAATGGCCAAAGGCGCACGCTATCTGGGCCTCTATGGCTTCGGCGCGGCGGCGCATCTGGCGATTCAGGTGGCGCGGGGCCGGGGACAGCAGGTGTATGCCTTCACCCGCCCGGATGACCACGAGGGCCAGGCTTATGCCAGGACGCTGGGCGCCGTGTGGGCAGGCCCCTCGGATCAGCCGCCGCCACACCCGCTCGACGCCAGCCTGATCTTCGCCCCCGTCGGTGCGCTGGTGCCACTGGCGCTGGAGGCCAGCGTCAAGGGCGGCTGCGTGATTTGCGCCGGCATCCACATGAGCGACATCCCCAGCTTCCCCTATCGACTGTTGTGGGGCGAACGCAGCATCCGTTCAGTGGCGAACCTGACCCGCGAAG from Pseudomonas sp. GGS8 harbors:
- a CDS encoding zinc-dependent alcohol dehydrogenase family protein; amino-acid sequence: MRAMVLHAPGQPLQREQRSVPQPGAQQLLIKVLACGVCRTDLHLVDGELPQAVLPRVPGHEIVGEVTAVGADVVPDWVGKRVGVPWLGWTCGECTFCRTGRENLCDRAQFTGCHLDGGYADYTVADARFCFPIPDSLPTTEAAPLLCAGLIGFRALQMAKGARYLGLYGFGAAAHLAIQVARGRGQQVYAFTRPDDHEGQAYARTLGAVWAGPSDQPPPHPLDASLIFAPVGALVPLALEASVKGGCVICAGIHMSDIPSFPYRLLWGERSIRSVANLTREDGIAFFAELRHTPVHSDVTCFALDDANQALASLRAGQVKGAIVLVP